Proteins found in one Deltaproteobacteria bacterium genomic segment:
- a CDS encoding glycosyltransferase family 4 protein — protein sequence MLAIVCDRWDMEGGGAEHYLADLVSFASLAGIEIRVYPSQVRGQQPPEEIHNIPHTGWPGVLSDRQYCKKVGIEIAGMAGPTVLALRPFSRATHYQLHSGLYAAAFEAERESLPSPLRRLFYPAANRLNLKRQRLLRLQERLLDTPETPYVMAFSHFTALDLQRRCNTPLEKITILPHGVNLARFLPSATKRHGTMKNGSNGEREPALLFVAHNFFLKGLHCLLKAIGRIRKSGVKIPLRVVGSGSRAYFQKLATRHGIASQVAFLGSISQEELVHLYRKSAALVHPTFYDPCSLVTLEALASGCPVVTTRRNGAAELFESGGEGFILDDPRDTDALADVLLTLRDPRIVDEMSQAASDLAPHLDIRRHMVEAIRWLRLSPRHAAIVPPR from the coding sequence ATGCTGGCAATTGTCTGTGACCGATGGGACATGGAAGGGGGCGGGGCCGAACACTACCTTGCGGACCTGGTTTCATTTGCATCCCTGGCAGGCATAGAAATCCGTGTCTACCCATCCCAGGTCCGTGGACAACAGCCCCCGGAAGAGATCCATAACATTCCTCACACGGGTTGGCCCGGTGTTCTAAGCGATCGGCAATACTGTAAAAAGGTTGGGATAGAAATTGCCGGCATGGCGGGACCGACGGTCCTGGCCCTTCGGCCCTTTTCGAGGGCAACCCATTATCAACTCCACAGTGGACTCTATGCCGCTGCGTTTGAGGCCGAAAGAGAGTCGTTGCCTTCTCCTCTCCGCAGGCTTTTTTACCCCGCGGCGAACCGCCTGAATCTTAAACGGCAAAGGCTCCTGCGACTTCAGGAAAGGCTGCTGGATACCCCTGAAACGCCATACGTCATGGCCTTCTCTCATTTTACAGCCCTTGACTTGCAGCGTCGCTGCAATACCCCTTTAGAAAAGATCACTATTCTTCCTCACGGTGTGAATCTGGCACGATTTCTTCCCAGCGCAACAAAGCGACATGGAACAATGAAAAACGGATCCAACGGGGAAAGGGAACCCGCCCTTCTTTTTGTCGCGCACAATTTCTTTCTGAAGGGTCTGCATTGTCTTCTGAAGGCCATCGGCCGCATTCGAAAATCCGGAGTTAAGATCCCATTGCGGGTGGTGGGTTCGGGTTCCAGAGCCTATTTTCAGAAGCTGGCCACGAGGCATGGAATCGCTTCCCAGGTTGCGTTTCTGGGTTCCATATCTCAGGAGGAGCTTGTTCATCTGTACCGGAAAAGTGCGGCCCTTGTTCATCCCACCTTTTATGATCCCTGTTCGCTCGTTACCCTGGAGGCCCTGGCCTCGGGCTGCCCCGTGGTGACCACCCGGAGAAATGGCGCAGCCGAGCTTTTTGAGTCTGGCGGAGAGGGATTCATTCTGGACGATCCAAGGGATACGGATGCATTGGCGGACGTGTTGCTGACGCTCCGGGATCCCCGTATCGTGGACGAAATGAGCCAGGCTGCATCGGATCTTGCGCCGCACCTGGATATAAGAAGGCACATGGTGGAAGCGATCAGGTGGCTGAGACTATCCCCACGGCATGCTGCCATAGTCCCACCACGTTAA